The following coding sequences lie in one Pseudomonas svalbardensis genomic window:
- a CDS encoding amino acid aminotransferase produces the protein MSLFSAVEMAPRDPILGLNEAFNADTRTNKVNLGVGVYCNEEGRIPLLRAVVEAETIRVAQHASRGYLPIDGIAAYDQAVQKLLFGNDSPLIAAGRVITTQAVGGTGALKIGADFLKQLLPNAVVAISDPSWENHRALFETAGFPVQNYRYYDAATHDVNRVGLLEDLNALPSGSIVVLHACCHNPTGVDLSPADWNNVLDVVKAKGHVPFLDMAYQGFGDGIDEDAAAVRLFAESGLTFFVSSSFSKSFSLYGERVGALSIVSESKEESARVLSQVKRVIRTNYSNPPTHGASIVAAVLNSPELRAQWEEELAEMRLRIRGMRIQMVEQLAKQAPQRDFSFVGRQRGMFSYSGLTVEQVTRLRSEFGIYALDTGRICVAALNQSNIDVVTKAIVAVI, from the coding sequence CTGGGGGTCGGTGTTTACTGCAACGAGGAGGGGCGAATTCCACTCCTGCGCGCCGTTGTCGAAGCCGAGACGATTCGCGTCGCTCAACACGCTTCCCGTGGCTACTTGCCAATCGACGGCATTGCTGCCTACGACCAGGCCGTACAGAAACTGCTGTTTGGCAATGACTCGCCACTGATCGCCGCTGGCCGCGTCATCACCACCCAAGCCGTTGGCGGTACTGGCGCGCTGAAAATCGGTGCCGACTTCCTCAAGCAACTGCTGCCGAACGCCGTCGTGGCGATCAGCGACCCGAGCTGGGAAAACCACCGCGCGCTGTTCGAAACGGCCGGTTTCCCGGTGCAGAACTATCGCTACTACGACGCCGCGACCCACGACGTGAACCGTGTTGGCTTGCTGGAGGACTTGAACGCCCTGCCGTCCGGCTCCATCGTTGTCCTGCACGCTTGCTGCCATAACCCGACCGGCGTGGACCTGAGCCCGGCGGACTGGAACAACGTCCTGGACGTGGTGAAAGCCAAAGGTCACGTACCGTTCCTCGACATGGCCTACCAGGGCTTTGGCGATGGTATCGACGAAGACGCCGCTGCCGTGCGTCTGTTCGCTGAATCGGGCCTGACCTTCTTCGTCTCCAGCTCGTTCTCCAAATCGTTCTCTCTGTACGGCGAACGCGTGGGCGCCCTGTCGATCGTCAGCGAATCGAAAGAAGAAAGCGCACGCGTGCTGTCGCAGGTCAAACGCGTGATCCGCACCAACTACTCCAACCCGCCGACCCACGGTGCAAGCATTGTCGCCGCTGTACTGAACAGCCCGGAACTGCGCGCTCAGTGGGAAGAAGAACTGGCTGAAATGCGTCTGCGGATTCGCGGCATGCGCATCCAGATGGTTGAGCAGCTGGCGAAGCAAGCTCCACAGCGTGACTTCAGCTTCGTCGGTCGTCAGCGCGGCATGTTCTCCTACTCCGGCCTGACGGTTGAGCAAGTGACCCGCCTGCGCAGCGAGTTCGGCATCTATGCACTGGACACCGGCCGCATCTGCGTGGCCGCGTTGAACCAGAGCAACATCGACGTTGTGACCAAGGCCATCGTTGCGGTGATCTGA